From the genome of Halobacterium sp. R2-5:
ACTGTAGCCGTCCGAGACGTTTAAATGAACGGGGAGGCGTGGTACCACGAGTCATCCGACGCGGCCGGATTGCTGCTGTCGAAACGTAGAAGCGTTCCACCGCCGAGAGTGGAGACGAACTGATGGTCGACGTCCTCGGCATTTTCCTCGGCGCGGTCGGCCCTATCGTCGCCATCGCCGGCGTCGGCTACGTCCTCGGGACGTTCAAGGACGTCGACCCGGGACCGCTGAACACGGCGGTCGTCTACGTGCTCGCGCCCGCGCTCGTCTTCCACAGCCTCGCAGTCACCGAACTCGCGGCGTCGACGCTCCAGTGGTTGACCGTCGGCATCGTCGCGTTCACGGTCGCGATGTGGGCCGTCGGGGAGTTCGCCGGCCGCCTGCTCGGCGAGCGGGAGCCGATTCTGAGCGCGCTCGTGCTCACCGTGATGTTCACGAACGCCGGCAACCTCGGCATCCCCGTCTCGGACTTCGCGTTCGGCGGCGTCGGCCGACAGACCGCGGTCGTCTTCCTCTCCGTGCAGTCCGTGCTCATGTACACCCTCGGCGTCTACGTCGCCTCCCGGAGCGGGGGTTCGCCGGGGCTCGCGGGCGTCAAGCGGGTGTTCCGGCTCCCGCTCGTGTACGCCGTCGTCGCTGCGCTCGGCGCCCGAGCGCTCGACCTCGTCCCGCCGACCTCCAACGCCGGCATGGAGGCAATCCAGCTCACCGGCGATGCCTCCATCCCCATCATGCTGCTCATCCTCGGTGTCCAGCTCGCGCGCACCGACGCCGGCACCGCCGTCTCCCGCACGTGGTCGGCGACCGTGCTGCGACTCGGCGTCGCGCCCGTGGTCGGTCTCGCCGTCGCGCTCGTGCTCCCCTTCGGAGACGCGACGGTCGCGCGCGTGTTCGTCCTCGAAGCCGCGATGCCGGCGGCCGTCACCCCAGTCATCCTCGTCGGCGAGTTCGCCGCGGGCGTGCGCTCCGACGGCGTCTCAGTCCCCGAGTACGTCTCGACGTGCGTGCTCGTCACGACGCTGCTCGGCGTACCCGTGCTGACGGCGCTCATCGCGGTGCTGCAGTCGGGCGTCGTGCTCTAGGCGTGCCCGCTGCCGGTCACCTGGAGGCCCGCGATGCCGACGACCACCAGCCCGATGCAGGCCGCGCGCACGACGGACACCGGCTCGTCGAAGAGGTAGACGCCGAGAATCGCCGTGGAGACCGCGCCGATGCCCGTCCACACCGCGTACGCCGTGCCGACCGGAATCTGTTCGACGGCCCGCGACAGCAGGTAGACGGAGATACCCATCGCCGCCAGCGTCGCGACCGACGGCAGCGGCTCCGTGAACCCGTCCGTGTACGCCAGTCCGATCGCCCACACGGTCTCGAACAGTCCGGCGACGAGCAACACCAGCCACGGTGACATGGCCGGAGTGTCGCCGCTCGCCTCCCTCAACGTGTCGGTCCCGGCAGCGTCAGTTCGTGGTGACGATCTCGACGACGTCCCGCGGGTCGAGCTCGTGGTCGGCCGCTATCTGGCGGTTCGCGCGGCAGTCCTTCGCGTGCAGGAAGCCGTCGCCGACGTCGCTGTGGACGTGGTACGCGAACTCCTCGGCGGTCGCGCCCGCCGGCAGCAGGAAGACGTCCGGGAGCACGCGGCCGTCGGTCGTCCCGAGGCCGTTCGCCGACCCCGGGAAGACGGGGACGACGCCGAGCTCGTCGAACAGCGCGGTTTCGAGCGCCTGCTGGACGCCCGTGCCGCCGAACTC
Proteins encoded in this window:
- a CDS encoding multidrug efflux SMR transporter, giving the protein MSPWLVLLVAGLFETVWAIGLAYTDGFTEPLPSVATLAAMGISVYLLSRAVEQIPVGTAYAVWTGIGAVSTAILGVYLFDEPVSVVRAACIGLVVVGIAGLQVTGSGHA
- a CDS encoding AEC family transporter; this encodes MVDVLGIFLGAVGPIVAIAGVGYVLGTFKDVDPGPLNTAVVYVLAPALVFHSLAVTELAASTLQWLTVGIVAFTVAMWAVGEFAGRLLGEREPILSALVLTVMFTNAGNLGIPVSDFAFGGVGRQTAVVFLSVQSVLMYTLGVYVASRSGGSPGLAGVKRVFRLPLVYAVVAALGARALDLVPPTSNAGMEAIQLTGDASIPIMLLILGVQLARTDAGTAVSRTWSATVLRLGVAPVVGLAVALVLPFGDATVARVFVLEAAMPAAVTPVILVGEFAAGVRSDGVSVPEYVSTCVLVTTLLGVPVLTALIAVLQSGVVL